The following proteins are co-located in the Alcaligenes faecalis genome:
- a CDS encoding DUF3613 domain-containing protein has translation MNRSRILACCTLLMASSAWAQTQAPLTGTMVSGTHTYPVSTSPATASNQGVPTPAAPTAATTTPAERQPYEKYRLSDKEVHPWPEVEGLPVHVQNERRHIPPRIEVGPDTRSLLSMQADPDREGKVLPVHGAAANLVWERYLNSFKHPIPEYMKERIKTNSSD, from the coding sequence ATGAACCGATCCCGCATTTTGGCCTGCTGCACCTTGTTGATGGCCAGTAGTGCCTGGGCGCAGACACAAGCTCCGCTGACTGGAACCATGGTTTCAGGCACCCATACATACCCGGTCAGCACCAGCCCGGCAACCGCCAGCAATCAAGGCGTGCCTACCCCGGCGGCGCCAACTGCAGCAACCACCACGCCAGCCGAACGACAGCCTTACGAAAAGTACCGCTTGAGCGATAAGGAAGTACACCCTTGGCCTGAAGTGGAGGGCTTGCCTGTGCATGTACAGAACGAGCGTCGTCATATTCCACCACGTATCGAGGTCGGCCCGGATACCCGCAGCCTGCTCAGCATGCAGGCCGATCCGGACCGGGAAGGCAAGGTCTTGCCTGTACACGGTGCGGCAGCCAATCTGGTTTGGGAGCGTTATTTGAACAGCTTCAAGCACCCCATTCCCGAGTACATGAAAGAACGCATCAAAACAAACAGTAGTGATTAA
- a CDS encoding type II secretion system F family protein: MMALEAQTVLVWGAVACALAGLILFALWFHNHWQQRQQAMRLSQVVDERLKGAPHTTQAPSQSRQTVEQIKMQAGSLGERWLKGRFGSSLLSEEDRVLIMNAGFKHIDVARQYFVLSRVGLSIVLIVLFSLLPLTRRLNEYVPFVSVFLGFALGWMLPKWWLARRVSQRRLRIAAELPLFVDLLRLLQGVGLSMDQTLHTIEREFHDVIPVMGSELTIAVEQYARGRTREQSLERIASGFTNEDLAVICRLIVQVDQHGGAMQEPLHRFGVRLREQRRLEMKAKVGKLTVKMTGVMVLTLLPALLIITAGSGFLALFRGLSQVAGG, from the coding sequence ATGATGGCCTTGGAAGCACAAACTGTTCTGGTCTGGGGAGCCGTGGCTTGCGCGCTGGCTGGCCTGATTTTGTTTGCCTTGTGGTTTCACAACCATTGGCAGCAGCGTCAGCAAGCCATGCGTTTAAGCCAGGTGGTCGATGAGCGCCTGAAAGGCGCGCCGCATACGACGCAAGCACCTAGCCAGTCTCGTCAGACGGTCGAACAAATCAAGATGCAGGCGGGTAGCCTGGGAGAGCGTTGGCTGAAAGGGCGCTTTGGGTCCAGCCTGCTTAGCGAAGAAGACCGCGTGCTCATCATGAATGCCGGCTTCAAGCATATTGATGTGGCGCGGCAGTACTTCGTCTTGAGTCGAGTGGGGTTGAGCATTGTCTTGATTGTCCTGTTCAGCTTGCTGCCCCTGACTCGCAGGCTGAATGAGTACGTGCCGTTTGTGTCCGTGTTTCTTGGCTTTGCTCTGGGCTGGATGCTGCCCAAGTGGTGGCTGGCACGACGGGTCTCGCAGCGTCGTCTGCGTATCGCTGCCGAGTTGCCCCTGTTTGTGGACTTGCTGCGTTTGCTGCAAGGCGTGGGCCTGTCCATGGACCAGACCTTGCACACCATTGAGCGCGAGTTCCATGACGTGATTCCCGTGATGGGTTCAGAGCTGACCATTGCGGTCGAACAATACGCCCGTGGCCGTACCCGTGAGCAGTCCTTGGAGCGGATTGCCAGCGGCTTTACCAATGAAGATCTGGCCGTGATCTGCCGCCTGATTGTGCAGGTGGACCAGCACGGTGGCGCGATGCAGGAGCCCTTGCATCGTTTCGGCGTGCGCTTGCGTGAGCAGCGTCGTCTGGAGATGAAAGCCAAAGTGGGCAAACTGACTGTCAAGATGACGGGCGTCATGGTGCTGACCTTGTTGCCTGCCTTGTTGATTATTACTGCAGGGTCAGGTTTTCTGGCCTTGTTCCGTGGCTTGAGCCAAGTGGCCGGAGGATGA
- a CDS encoding type II secretion system F family protein, producing MMALYIALAAVILMLGAVLLWAKGAQRQQAQRSAQVLEQQLALRPAVQSSVRAQPSPQDAWLGAPKGWREFMLRTGIQPSQRFYLTLLLCIVVPPAVLLALVGPVAGIAMLLATVLGAYTFLWFRSDKRHRKIVSQIPDFLDLMVRLITIGNSMGAAFLNAADNTPQPLGQVLQDANSLHRSGQDLDVALRAVSRQHGLHELFLVAAVISVAMRFGGRSDQTMERMAGFMRDRENARSELVALSAEVRLSAWILALLPILIGVYILIFNNELFLTMWNDPVGFRMLLFAAVLQCVGCYWLYWMARNV from the coding sequence ATGATGGCTTTGTATATCGCATTGGCGGCTGTGATTCTGATGCTGGGCGCTGTGCTGCTCTGGGCCAAAGGCGCTCAGCGTCAGCAGGCCCAGCGTTCAGCGCAGGTGCTGGAGCAGCAACTGGCGTTGCGTCCGGCAGTACAGAGCAGTGTGCGAGCACAGCCCAGCCCCCAGGATGCCTGGTTGGGTGCGCCCAAAGGTTGGCGGGAGTTCATGCTGCGCACCGGCATTCAGCCGTCACAGCGTTTTTATCTGACCCTTTTGCTGTGCATTGTGGTGCCGCCTGCCGTATTGCTGGCCTTGGTTGGCCCCGTGGCGGGGATAGCCATGCTGCTAGCCACTGTACTGGGCGCCTATACCTTTCTGTGGTTTCGTAGCGATAAGCGTCACCGCAAAATCGTTTCGCAGATTCCGGACTTTCTGGATCTCATGGTTCGCTTGATCACCATCGGCAACAGTATGGGTGCCGCCTTTTTGAATGCGGCTGACAATACGCCGCAGCCTTTGGGGCAGGTGTTGCAGGATGCCAATTCTTTGCATCGGTCCGGCCAGGATCTGGATGTGGCCTTGCGTGCCGTGTCGCGTCAGCACGGATTGCATGAGCTGTTTCTGGTGGCTGCCGTGATCAGTGTGGCCATGCGTTTTGGTGGTCGCAGTGATCAGACCATGGAGCGTATGGCGGGCTTTATGCGTGACCGGGAAAACGCCCGCAGCGAGCTGGTCGCTTTGTCGGCCGAGGTGCGTCTGTCCGCCTGGATTCTGGCTTTATTGCCGATCCTGATCGGTGTCTACATTCTGATTTTCAATAACGAGCTGTTCCTGACGATGTGGAACGACCCGGTGGGTTTCCGCATGCTGTTGTTCGCAGCGGTTTTGCAGTGTGTGGGTTGTTATTGGCTGTATTGGATGGCACGCAATGTCTAG
- a CDS encoding pilus assembly protein CpaF — MQRYREYLLCTEHPELAVMINTAAAGLLTVRAIEPTTESLRRELAKQAEPLVFFDFVHGQHEDESGPVMTLVRSLARLDASVQRVAVGRASVPKGPVNALRAGANEFLSLDTSEDLHHQLQVLIEKLGQAQHSPLLDKPFRSVLLMGARIGVGCSTAASSLAWLLQQEMNRMGKEVRGVSSAKPLPVELVPLTERVGLLDLGAPTGDCALYMGLGSDFDFIQAASQRHRMDDTMLHSALAQHSSGLNLLSLPADVNTLNQISLEDSLGLCSYLRERMGCLVIDAGGFPNPRFLVELESLVDEVLVVTDQSMGALVSLAEFMALRAQFDALANVRLVVNQFDPAYGFSAQAIAERFGLELAAVLPDRRLGHMRSAGLGKILVQVDEKDPYTRAMQSLASGLTGRRQGLSQNKVSTVLGRFKFRFGG, encoded by the coding sequence GTGCAACGATACCGGGAATATCTCTTGTGTACAGAGCACCCCGAGCTGGCTGTGATGATCAACACGGCAGCCGCCGGGCTGCTGACGGTAAGGGCAATTGAGCCCACGACCGAGAGTTTGCGCCGGGAGCTGGCCAAGCAAGCGGAACCTTTGGTGTTTTTTGATTTTGTGCATGGACAGCATGAGGATGAAAGCGGGCCGGTCATGACTTTGGTGCGCAGCCTGGCGCGGCTCGATGCCAGTGTGCAGCGTGTGGCGGTGGGACGGGCATCGGTACCAAAGGGGCCCGTGAATGCCTTGCGTGCGGGTGCCAATGAGTTCTTGAGCCTGGATACGAGTGAGGACCTGCATCATCAATTGCAGGTACTGATAGAAAAATTGGGTCAGGCCCAGCACAGCCCTTTGTTGGACAAACCGTTTCGCAGTGTTTTGTTGATGGGGGCGCGGATCGGCGTCGGTTGCAGTACCGCTGCCAGCAGTCTGGCCTGGCTCTTGCAGCAAGAGATGAATCGCATGGGCAAGGAAGTCCGCGGTGTGTCCTCGGCCAAACCTTTGCCGGTTGAGCTGGTGCCGCTGACCGAGCGTGTGGGCTTGCTGGATCTGGGCGCGCCCACCGGAGATTGTGCTTTGTACATGGGCTTGGGCTCGGATTTTGATTTTATTCAGGCTGCCTCGCAGCGTCATCGCATGGACGACACCATGCTGCACTCGGCGCTGGCACAGCACAGTAGCGGCTTGAACCTGCTGTCTTTGCCAGCCGATGTGAACACCTTGAATCAGATCAGTCTGGAAGATTCGCTGGGCCTGTGCAGTTATTTGCGTGAACGCATGGGTTGTCTGGTGATTGATGCCGGTGGCTTTCCTAATCCGCGCTTTCTGGTGGAACTGGAGTCGCTGGTGGATGAGGTGCTGGTCGTCACTGATCAAAGCATGGGTGCCCTGGTGTCCCTGGCCGAATTCATGGCCTTGCGTGCGCAGTTTGATGCGCTGGCCAATGTGCGTCTGGTGGTCAATCAGTTTGATCCGGCTTATGGCTTTTCGGCGCAGGCCATCGCAGAGCGTTTTGGTCTGGAACTGGCCGCCGTGCTACCGGATCGGCGTCTTGGGCATATGCGCAGCGCCGGACTGGGCAAGATTTTGGTGCAAGTAGATGAGAAGGACCCGTATACCCGTGCCATGCAAAGTCTGGCATCAGGTCTGACGGGACGCAGGCAGGGGCTGTCACAAAACAAGGTCAGTACGGTTTTGGGACGGTTTAAATTCAGGTTCGGGGGCTGA
- a CDS encoding CpaF family protein yields the protein MNNTSLLGGRPDLIQVREQAHEHLLARIEELGAEFGRWTRQAIQDFVGIELASFVRLKRVPVNEQEVREIVQALTRELAGLGPLEDLLEDPGVEDILINGYDKLFVSRGGVLGQEPSGFTDDQHVLRIVRRILAPLGRRLDESVPMVDARLPDGGRLNVVIHPLAVDGPMVSIRKFRKDPLKPEDLMRLGAFDEPVDRLLQAAVKSRCNILISGGTSSGKTSLLNALAFYIPKTERVVTVEDTAELALNHPHVVRLEARQAGYDGSGEISIRELLRNSLRMRPDRVVVGEVRGAEVIDMLQAMNTGHEGSMATIHANSPRECVYRVEMLAGFAGFQGSEDSLRRQIASALDFIIQIGRLPNGKRRVLSITEITGMGDGVIAMQELYRHESYVLDDGSEQDRWVSLGIHPHTRKLMQYRDQLANEQVQAQENTPKEGGGFWDWRR from the coding sequence ATGAACAATACTTCATTGCTCGGTGGTCGTCCCGACCTGATTCAGGTTCGGGAGCAGGCCCATGAACATTTGCTGGCTCGCATCGAGGAGTTGGGAGCCGAGTTTGGCCGCTGGACACGGCAGGCCATACAGGATTTTGTGGGCATCGAGTTAGCCAGTTTTGTGCGTTTGAAACGGGTGCCTGTCAACGAACAGGAAGTGCGCGAGATTGTGCAGGCGCTGACTCGTGAGCTGGCGGGTTTGGGGCCTTTGGAGGATCTGCTGGAAGATCCTGGTGTCGAAGATATTCTGATCAACGGCTACGACAAGCTGTTTGTGTCGCGCGGTGGCGTGTTGGGCCAAGAGCCTAGTGGGTTTACGGATGACCAGCACGTGCTGCGTATCGTGCGCCGTATTCTGGCTCCCTTGGGGCGCAGACTGGACGAGTCGGTCCCGATGGTCGATGCCCGCTTGCCCGATGGTGGCCGTCTGAACGTCGTCATTCATCCTCTGGCGGTGGATGGCCCCATGGTCTCCATCCGTAAGTTCCGCAAGGACCCGCTAAAGCCTGAAGACCTGATGCGTTTGGGGGCGTTTGACGAGCCGGTGGACCGACTGCTGCAAGCCGCCGTGAAATCGCGCTGCAATATTCTGATCTCTGGCGGAACCAGCTCCGGCAAGACATCCTTGCTGAATGCCTTGGCTTTTTATATTCCCAAAACCGAGCGTGTTGTGACCGTGGAAGATACGGCTGAGTTAGCCTTGAACCACCCGCACGTCGTGCGTCTGGAAGCGCGTCAGGCCGGGTATGACGGCAGCGGCGAAATCTCGATTCGTGAACTCTTGCGCAACAGCTTGCGTATGCGTCCGGACCGAGTGGTGGTGGGTGAGGTGCGGGGTGCCGAGGTGATCGACATGCTGCAAGCCATGAATACCGGCCATGAAGGCTCCATGGCCACGATTCACGCCAACTCGCCGCGCGAATGTGTGTATCGAGTGGAAATGCTGGCCGGTTTTGCCGGGTTTCAGGGCAGCGAGGACAGCTTGCGTCGGCAGATAGCCAGTGCGCTGGACTTCATTATTCAAATTGGCCGTTTGCCCAATGGCAAGCGCCGGGTGTTGTCCATTACCGAAATCACCGGCATGGGCGATGGCGTGATTGCCATGCAGGAGCTGTATCGCCACGAGTCCTATGTGCTGGACGATGGCTCTGAGCAGGATCGTTGGGTCAGCCTGGGCATTCATCCGCATACCCGCAAGTTGATGCAGTACCGCGATCAACTGGCTAATGAGCAGGTTCAGGCCCAGGAAAATACCCCTAAAGAGGGAGGTGGCTTCTGGGATTGGAGACGCTAA
- a CDS encoding tetratricopeptide repeat protein, with protein MKTSIWIRPVMRWAALGLSSTLLVACSTTDSAYELVRQQQEQEAFLQSKEIEHWEKRKPTDKQMAVRMLQETQKQGRYFASLAYAEAMEKEYGTDPEVMVLRAEAQRQTGQLEQAAHTFKALLNTPVAGRAYQGLGLIAGSQEHFDQAAHFLKQAAQQDPTNAIVQSDLAYAYLRSGRPQQARLALGKAAELAPDNPKILSNMALYLLVSQETQRAGFVMQQAGMDPATQQAIVQMAEQIGQELEQLHARQQMQKHQERRMAAAAQQEQARAQAVALGSAPSVATDQVVLNRSAQPQRQVVARPAPVVVSSTQAGLNRPLLESLGPAPSSMN; from the coding sequence ATGAAAACATCGATATGGATTCGTCCCGTGATGCGCTGGGCTGCACTGGGTTTGAGCAGTACCTTGCTGGTCGCGTGTTCCACCACGGATTCGGCTTACGAGCTGGTGCGTCAGCAACAGGAGCAGGAAGCCTTTTTGCAGAGCAAGGAAATTGAGCACTGGGAAAAGCGCAAACCTACCGATAAGCAGATGGCGGTACGCATGCTGCAAGAGACACAAAAGCAGGGACGTTACTTTGCTTCTCTGGCGTATGCCGAGGCCATGGAGAAAGAGTACGGAACGGATCCCGAGGTCATGGTGTTGCGGGCTGAAGCGCAGCGTCAAACCGGGCAGTTGGAACAGGCTGCGCACACGTTCAAGGCCCTGTTGAATACACCAGTGGCCGGGAGGGCTTATCAAGGCTTGGGTTTGATCGCTGGCTCGCAAGAGCACTTTGATCAAGCCGCCCATTTTCTGAAGCAGGCCGCTCAGCAAGACCCGACGAATGCGATTGTCCAAAGCGATCTGGCTTATGCCTACTTGCGTTCCGGTCGCCCTCAGCAAGCACGTCTGGCTTTGGGCAAGGCCGCAGAACTGGCCCCGGACAATCCCAAGATACTGAGCAATATGGCCTTGTATCTGCTGGTTAGCCAGGAGACGCAACGCGCCGGTTTTGTGATGCAGCAGGCGGGTATGGATCCGGCCACCCAGCAAGCCATTGTGCAGATGGCCGAGCAAATTGGGCAGGAGCTCGAACAATTGCACGCACGTCAGCAAATGCAGAAGCACCAGGAGCGGCGCATGGCGGCGGCTGCACAGCAAGAGCAGGCCAGAGCTCAGGCGGTGGCCTTGGGTTCAGCCCCCTCGGTGGCAACGGATCAAGTGGTCCTGAATCGATCTGCTCAGCCCCAGCGTCAGGTCGTGGCTCGTCCTGCTCCTGTTGTGGTTTCCTCCACCCAAGCGGGCTTGAACCGACCCTTGCTCGAGAGCCTGGGACCCGCGCCCTCGTCAATGAATTGA